The Aureispira anguillae genome contains a region encoding:
- a CDS encoding M15 family metallopeptidase produces the protein MKTIIAAHKLLLSWTTITLLCIACSSPNTTPTPMATHLIDSTQIDRILLDSTPPQPTALTEEELDSIFNLNDSTWVNLKELYPKIVLDLRYATTNNFMKLQIYDCPKCYLRLATAKALLKAQDELEKQNLGFKMFDCYRPQSAQYKLWKKVPDPRYVSPPSRGSMHSRGGALDLTIINLENGEELEMGTEYDYFGKKAYWSNKNLPQQVLDNRQLLRNTLEFHGFKTVTTEWWHFSYRRAWFKLSNMQWDCSPDE, from the coding sequence ATGAAAACTATAATTGCAGCACACAAACTCCTTCTTAGCTGGACGACTATTACTCTATTGTGTATTGCCTGTTCATCCCCCAATACCACGCCCACGCCAATGGCAACTCATCTAATTGATAGCACTCAAATAGATCGTATTTTGTTGGATTCTACTCCTCCCCAACCAACTGCGCTAACAGAAGAAGAACTAGACTCTATTTTTAATTTAAATGATAGTACCTGGGTTAACCTAAAAGAACTTTACCCCAAAATTGTCTTGGATTTGCGCTATGCGACAACCAACAATTTCATGAAGCTGCAAATTTATGACTGCCCCAAATGCTATTTAAGATTGGCAACAGCCAAAGCCTTACTAAAAGCCCAAGACGAACTAGAAAAACAAAATCTAGGCTTCAAAATGTTTGATTGTTACCGTCCACAAAGCGCTCAGTACAAATTATGGAAAAAAGTCCCTGATCCACGTTATGTCTCTCCTCCATCTAGAGGATCAATGCATAGCCGTGGAGGAGCTTTAGACCTAACCATTATTAATCTAGAAAATGGAGAAGAATTAGAAATGGGTACGGAGTACGATTATTTTGGTAAAAAAGCTTATTGGTCCAATAAAAATCTCCCCCAACAGGTCTTAGACAATCGCCAGTTATTGCGAAACACCCTAGAATTTCACGGTTTCAAGACTGTAACGACAGAATGGTGGCACTTTTCTTATCGCCGTGCTTGGTTCAAATTATCTAATATGCAGTGGGATTGCTCACCAGACGAATAG